Proteins from a genomic interval of Lolium perenne isolate Kyuss_39 chromosome 1, Kyuss_2.0, whole genome shotgun sequence:
- the LOC127300674 gene encoding mitochondrial import inner membrane translocase subunit PAM16 like 2, whose amino-acid sequence MAGKLIANLIVMGSGIIGRAMLQAYRKALENANKTGVAHEAINNIRRTSKTMTEQEARQILGVTEQSTWEEIAQRYEKLFERNAKSGSFYLQSKVHRAKECLENVYQNNKQDGTAT is encoded by the exons ATG GCCGGTAAGCTAATTGCAAACCTTATTGTCATGGGCTCTGGGATTATAGGAAGAGCTATGCTTCAGGCATACCGAAAAGCACTTGAAA ATGCAAATAAAACTGGTGTGGCCCATGAAGCAATAAATAATATCCGTCGGACCAGCAAAACAATGACCGAGCAAGAAGCGAGGCAGATATTAGGTGTGACTGAGCAGTCGACATGGGAAGAGATTGCACAG CGGTATGAGAAGTTATTCGAGAGAAATGCAAAATCTGGGAGCTTTTACCTCCAATCAAAGGTGCACCGTGCCAAGGAGTGTCTAGAAAACGTGTACCAAAACAACAAGCAAGATGGAACTGCAACTTAA
- the LOC127300681 gene encoding UDP-xylose transporter 1 produces the protein MSSDGGTSQMGVLGALGLSVTSSVAIVICNKYLMGKLAFIFATTLTSWHLLVTFCTLHVAQRLRFFEPKPIDTQTVISFGFLNGISIGLLNLCLGFNSVGFYQMTKLAIIPFTIVLETIFLSKKFSRSIKASLMVLLLGVGIASVTDLQLNLLGSIIAVLTIAATCVCQILTNQIQKRLKVSSTQLLYQSSLYQSAVLLITGPFVDKLLTNKDVFAFPYTFKVVVFILMSCTIAVSVNFSTFLVIGTTSPVTYQVLGHLKTCLILSFGYVLLKDPFTFRNMAGILVAIFGMGLYSYFSVSESRKKNEVGPTLPVNTQMSEKDSAPLLGAKTSPWQESNVLESFDDVPRTAKSAFSRQMNA, from the exons ATGTCGTCGGACGGCGGGACCTCCCAGATGGGCGTCCTGGGAGCGCTGGGCCTCTCGGTCACGTCGTCGGTGGCCATTGTCATCTGCAACAAGTACCTCATGGGCAAACTTGCCTTCATCTTCG cgacgacgctgacgagctgGCACCTGCTGGTGACCTTCTGCACACTGCACGTCGCGCAGCGCCTGCGCTTCTTCGAGCCGAAGCCAATCGACACTCAGACCGTCATCTCCTTTGGATTTCTTAATGGGATCTCCATTGGCCTCCTCAACCTCTGCCTTGGGTTCAACTCGGTTGGCTTCTATCAG ATGACCAAGCTGGCCATTATACCCTTCACCATAGTCTTGGAGACCATTTTTCTGAGCAAGAAGTTCAG TCGGAGCATCAAGGCCTCTCTCATGGTCCTCCTCCTAGGAGTCGGCATTGCGTCGGTCACCGATCTCCAGCTCAACCTCCTCGGCTCAATCATCGCAGTCCTCACCATCGCGGCGACGTGTGTCTGCCAGATT CTCACCAACCAAATCCAGAAGAGGCTCAAGGTGTCTTCCACCCAGCTCTTGTACCAGTCCTCGCTGTACCAATCCGCCGTGCTGCTCATCACCGGGCCCTTCGTCGACAAGCTCCTGACCAACAAAGATGTCTTTGCTTTCCCCTACACCTTCAAAGTCGTG GTGTTCATCCTGATGTCGTGCACAATCGCGGTGTCTGTCAACTTCAGCACGTTCCTTGTGATCGGCACGACATCGCCAGTGACATACCAGGTGTTGGGCCACCTCAAGACGTGCCTCATCCTCTCCTTCGGCTACGTCCTGCTCAAGGACCCCTTCACGTTCCGGAACATGGCCGGCATCCTCGTCGCCATCTTCGGCATGGGCCTCTACTCCTACTTCTCCGTCTCCGAGAGCAGGAAGAAGAACGAGGTCGGCCCAACGCTGCCCGTCAACACCCAG ATGAGCGAGAAGGACTCTGCGCCGCTCCTCGGTGCAAAGACCTCGCCGTGGCAGGAGAGCAATGTGTTGGAGAGCTTCGACGACGTGCCGAGGACGGCGAAGAGCGCGTTTAGCCGGCAGATGAATGCGTAG